A region of Drosophila suzukii chromosome 2L, CBGP_Dsuzu_IsoJpt1.0, whole genome shotgun sequence DNA encodes the following proteins:
- the Ifrd1 gene encoding interferon-related developmental regulator 2 has protein sequence MPRRNKKSAAGKGRTNDSNSEDESFDNVSVYSHVSEVASSDATDELANERFEEKFEKALEQATEKSAQTRVQALQAICELLMHRYMPDFVEDRKMTLMDFVEKSIRRGKGQEQVWGARLAPLLVLQMGGDEGISKAMNQFLLNTVQDKSVGFDARAKCCTALGLLSFLGCEDVGELVQLMQCFEAIFAGSYLRGDDKTPVSVTAEAGTLHAEALNAWGLLLTLIPSGDFVSLMTTGQNMFPSIKKFLGLLQSTHLDVRMAAGETIALILESGRSHDEDFLEDDIAELSEAVKQLATDSHKYRAKRDRKAQRATFRDVLRYLEEDISPEISIRFGHESLTLDSWSIHHQYSAMCTVMGPGMTSQLQENEFIRDIFQLGARPTNTGINGNAKVKQSKLERHLVNAAAFKARSITRGKNRDKRSAVVT, from the exons atgcCGCGACGCAACAAGAAATCAGCAGCAGGCAAAG GCCGCACCAATGACTCCAATTCCGAAGACGAGTCCTTTGACAATGTGAGCGTTTACTCGCATGTCTCCGAGGTCGCCTCCTCTGATGCCACCGATGAGTTGGCCAACGAGCGATTCGAGGAGAAGTTCGAAAAGGCCCTGGAACAGGCCACTGAGAAGTCGGCCCAGACCCGTGTGCAGGCCCTCCAGGCAATATGTGAGCTACTTATGCACCGCTACATGCCGGACTTCGTCGAGGACCGTAAGATGACCCTGATGGACTTTGTCGAGAAGAGTATCCGTCGCGGCAAAGGTCAGGAGCAGGTGTGGGGCGCTCGACTTGCCCCCCTCCTGGTGCTCCAAATGGGCGGCGACGAGGGCATCTCCAAGGCGATGAATCAGTTCCTTTTGAATACCGTTCAGGACAAATCCGTGGGCTTTGATGCTAGGGCCAAGTGCTGTACAGCTTTGGGATTATTGAGCTTCCTGGGCTGCGAGGATGTGGGAGAGTTGGTGCAGTTGATGCAGTGCTTCGAGGCCATCTTCGCCGGAAGCTATCTGCGTGGCGATGACAAGACACCGGTTTCGGTCACCGCCGAGGCTGGCACTCTTCATGCGGAGGCCTTGAACGCCTGGGGACTTTTACTCACACTCATACCCTCTGGAGATTTTGTTTCTTTGATGACCACTGGCCAAAACATGTTTCC ATCTATTAAGAAGTTTTTGGGCCTCTTGCAATCCACACATTTGGATGTCCGCATGGCCGCTGGCGAGACCATTGCTTTGATTCTGGAGTCGGGCCGTTCCCATGACGAGGATTTCTTGGAAGATGATATTGCTGAGCTATCCGAGGCCGTCAAGCAGTTGGCCACAGATTCGCATAAATATCGTGCCAAGCGCGATCGCAAGGCTCAGCGGGCCACCTTCCGGGATGTGCTGCGCTACCTAGAG GAGGACATTTCCCCGGAGATAAGCATTCGCTTTGGTCATGAATCGCTGACATTGGATTCCTGGTCTATACACCATCAGTACTCGGCCATGTGCACGGTCATGGGTCCTGGGATGACCTCGCAGCTGCAGGAGAACGAATTCATTCGCGACATTTTCCAGCTGGGAGCGCGACCCACAAACACCGGCATCAATGGCAACGCCAAGGTCAAGCAGTCCAAATTGGAGCGG CACCTTGTGAATGCTGCTGCATTCAAGGCACGCTCCATTACACGTGGAAAGAATCGTGACAAGCGTTCGGCCGTCGTTACTTAA
- the LOC108021299 gene encoding uncharacterized protein, whose translation MLPSLDTLMRCSKRVLQSPLEAAASQMRNGRSKSAAGGIYGPFTPDNDLSCSGRGDCVNNTCVCDIRYAGNECDIFNLPYYVGISTVFYAVALVSVIQLLICIVAEYQRLKQPSILRACRITTQKLLYFMVFVAASLRGAYFTTPLDLQPQWAVTLMSAYYPLLMTCASLIVCMWAEIFHLRDIRWEKSQFLSKSFLGFVAFNFFLYSLFGIEVFNSLINSERRDYAHIFNGCYAVLLLIVVVFFLIYGVEVFFKLRGGFVYDQTGKILGPSEAIVNASQLHQSRFGLLSQAVMLIVIVGFLTSETLGDFWKAKVPVNSRNWHDIIFRIAEIGVALWFPCCLWNSMAPEQLWILNPRKLLSRQIDPSIPTLNADTNKLSPEEGQSFLNKKDCWICYDTDKPEPLIQPCRCTGDVSSVHHECLKRWLVESCSNSEAQLSCKVCGHPYEIEKSKKLEWEKGFTIQHWSKTVILITLMCVTGATAWVVIQMYLDPLVRVMTVGIAVLIGYVCVKCLGENTVVAYQRAKVSSINIVTSSEMEKLHTICEEVSASTSAAAARTGAAS comes from the exons ATGCTGCCCAGCCTGGACACCTTAATGCGTTGCTCGAAGCGAGTTCTGCAATCGCCGCTGGAGGCGGCTGCCAGCCAAATGCGGAATGGGCGCAGCAAGTCGGCTGCCGGGGGCATCTATGGCCCCTTTACGCCCGACAACGATCTCAGCTGCTCGGGACGAGGTGATTGCGTCAACAACACCTGCGTCTGTGACATTCGGTATGCGGGCAATGAGTGCGACATCTTTAATCTGCCCTACTATGTCGGCATCTCCACCGTATTCTATGCGGTGGCCCTCGTCTCGGTCATCCAGCTGCTCATCTGCATCGTGGCCGAGTACCAGCGTCTCAAGCAGCCCTCCATCCTTCGAGCCTGTCGCATCACCACCCAGAAACTGCTCTACTTCATGGTCTTTGTGGCGGCCTCCTTGCGAGGTGCCTACTTCACCACTCCC TTGGATCTGCAGCCACAATGGGCCGTGACCCTGATGTCCGCCTACTACCCATTGCTCATGACCTGTGCATCTTTGATTGTGTGCATGTGGGCCGAG ATCTTTCACCTGCGCGACATCCGTTGGGAGAAGTCGCAGTTCCTGTCGAAGAGCTTCCTGGGCTTCGTGGCCTTCAACTTCTTCCTGTACAGCCTCTTTGGCATCGAGGTCTTTAATTCCCTGATCAATTCGGAACGTCGCGATTACGCCCACATCTTCAACGGATGCTATGCAGTATTACTTCTGATCGTGGTGGTCTTTTTCCTCATCTACGGCGTGGAGGTGTTCTTCAAGTTGCGCGGCGGCTTCGTTTACGATCAGACGGGAAAGATCCTGGGTCCCAGCGAGGCGATTGTGAATGCCTCGCAGTTGCATCAGTCGCGATTCGGACTGCTCAGTCAGGCCGTAATGCTCATCGTGATTGTGGGCTTTCTCACTTCCGAAACTTTAGGCGACTTCTGGAAGGCCAA GGTACCTGTTAACTCGCGCAACTGGCATGACATCATTTTCCGTATTGCCGAGATCGGAGTTGCCCTGTGGTTTCCCTGCTGCCTCTGGAACTCGATGGCTCCCGAACAGCTCTGGATTTTGAATCCTCGCAAGCTTCTGTCGCGCCAAATCGATCCGTCGATACCCACCCTAAATGCCGACACCAACAAGTTGTCGCCCGAGGAGGGCCAGTCGTTTCTGAACAAGAAGGATTGCTGGATTTGCTACGACACCGATAAGCCGGAGCCCCTAATCCAGCCCTGTCGCTGCACTGGCGATGTGAGCTCGGTGCACCACGAGTGCCTCAAGCGCTGGCTGGTCGAGAGCTGCAGCAATTCGGAGGCCCAGTTgtcctgcaaggtctgcggACATCCCTACGAGATCGAGAAGTCCAAGAA ACTCGAATGGGAGAAGGGCTTTACCATCCAGCATTGGTCCAAAACGGTCATTTTGATCACCCTGATGTGCGTGACTGGGGCGACAGCCTGGGTGGTCATCCAGATGTACCTTGATCCCCTGGTGCGAGTTATGACCGTTGGCATCGCCGTCCTCATTGGCTACGTGTGCGTCAAGTGCCTTGGCGAGAACACCGTGGTGGCTTATCAGAGGGCCAAAGTCAGCTCGATCAACATCGTGACCAGTTCGGAAATGGAGAAGCTGCACACCATTTGCGAGGAGGTCAGCGCCAGCACCTCGGCAGCAGCTGCCCGGACGGGAGCGGCCTCCTAA
- the LOC108021231 gene encoding uncharacterized protein, with translation MMLSTYQHDYVPPNAKRYEFLTRPKGLEGHTGPQIIECQCVDESKIQMPPNASKDCGGVEWTGIAPMGKLVDPRIIPTQLTQDQVDKMAFSAETDCFKLQPNRFLKILRTVYPDLYERLKVMPKEELSRRLETNRMFTTYQIDYCAMNEYPEGIYESLKTEDESKNANKLMNERGPCNEFRSNVMNELEREASSGYEVSIDECQKTYKPFKTSFSDSSQTIESGSSSHWNSAPTTYRKVPTFSEYMDSISRNGCVIMRNKLHDHSKCLAKYCKHELKFTCNDMK, from the coding sequence ATGATGCTATCAACCTATCAGCATGACTATGTGCCGCCCAATGCCAAACGGTACGAGTTTCTCACGCGACCCAAGGGCCTTGAAGGCCACACAGGACCGCAGATCATAGAGTGCCAGTGCGTGGACGAGTCGAAGATTCAGATGCCGCCCAATGCGTCCAAGGATTGCGGCGGTGTTGAGTGGACGGGCATAGCGCCAATGGGAAAGCTGGTGGATCCGCGGATCATACCCACTCAACTGACCCAGGATCAGGTGGACAAGATGGCCTTCTCGGCGGAGACGGATTGCTTCAAGCTGCAGCCCAACCGCTTCCTCAAGATCTTGCGCACTGTCTACCCAGATCTGTACGAGCGACTGAAGGTGATGCCCAAGGAGGAGTTGAGCCGCAGGCTGGAGACCAACCGCATGTTTACCACCTATCAGATCGATTACTGTGCCATGAACGAGTATCCGGAGGGTATATATGAAAGCCTAAAGACTGAGGACGAGTCGAAGAATGCCAACAAACTGATGAACGAACGTGGACCCTGCAATGAGTTCCGCTCAAATGTGATGAACGAACTGGAACGTGAAGCTTCTTCGGGCTACGAGGTGTCTATCGATGAGTGTCAGAAGACGTACAAGCCATTCAAGACCAGCTTCTCGGACTCCTCGCAGACCATCGAATCCGGCAGCAGTTCGCATTGGAATTCAGCACCAACCACCTACCGCAAAGTGCCGACCTTCAGCGAATACATGGACTCGATAAGTCGCAATGGTTGCGTTATTATGCGCAACAAACTGCACGATCACTCCAAGTGCCTGGCGAAATACTGCAAGCATGAGCTTAAGTTCACTTGCAATGACATGAAGTGA